The Akkermansia muciniphila genome contains a region encoding:
- a CDS encoding fumarate reductase/succinate dehydrogenase flavoprotein subunit — translation MINFPVSDWMPDAKIPSGPIQDKWSKYKLESKLINPNNKRKYTVLVVGSGLAGASAAATLAELGYNVKCFCYQDSPRRAHSIAAQGGINAAKNYQNDGDSVYRLFYDTVKGGDFRAREANVYRLAEVSSNIIDQCVAQGVPFGREYGGLLDNRSFGGAQLKRTFYARGQTGQQLLLGAYQALEKEVAKGHIEMFSRHEMMDVVLVDGEARGIVTRNLVTGEIQSYAGDTVLICTGGYGNVFFLSTNAMGCNVTAAYKAYKRGAFFANPCFTQIHPTCIPVKGDYQSKLTLMSESLRNSGRIWVPKSRETAEKIRKKEIKPSDVPEEERDYYLERKYPSFGNLAPRDISSRAAKEACDDGRGVAITGKGVFLDFADEIKRMGREWIDGQYGNLFDMYEEITDDDPHETPMMIYPASHYTMGGLWVDYNLMSNVKGLHVLGEANFSDHGANRLGASALMQGLSDGYFVIPATLPAYLTTIKPGSVTNASPEFKAAEDEVKERINKLLNVKGTKTVDSFHRELGLIMWEDCGMARTRESLMNAIERIPQLRKEFWENVRVTGTAEGINAELEKACRVADFLEFAQLLCYDALNREESCGAHFRVEYQLPDGEAKRNDEEYAYVAAWEYTGVDSLPILHKEPLTFENVHLAIRSYK, via the coding sequence ATGATTAATTTTCCCGTAAGCGACTGGATGCCGGATGCCAAGATTCCCTCCGGCCCGATTCAGGACAAATGGTCCAAGTACAAGCTTGAGTCCAAACTGATCAACCCGAACAACAAGCGCAAATACACGGTGCTCGTGGTAGGGTCCGGCCTGGCCGGCGCCTCCGCCGCCGCCACGCTTGCCGAGCTTGGCTACAACGTCAAGTGCTTCTGCTACCAGGACAGCCCCCGCCGCGCCCACTCCATTGCGGCCCAGGGCGGCATTAACGCGGCCAAGAACTACCAGAACGACGGCGACTCCGTCTACCGCCTGTTCTATGACACCGTGAAGGGCGGCGACTTCCGCGCCCGTGAAGCCAACGTCTACCGCCTGGCTGAAGTCTCCTCCAACATCATTGACCAGTGCGTGGCCCAGGGCGTCCCCTTTGGCCGTGAATACGGCGGCCTGCTGGACAACCGCTCCTTCGGCGGCGCCCAGCTCAAGCGCACCTTCTACGCACGCGGCCAGACGGGCCAGCAGCTCCTTCTGGGCGCCTACCAGGCCCTGGAAAAGGAAGTGGCCAAGGGGCACATTGAAATGTTCTCCCGCCATGAAATGATGGACGTGGTGCTGGTGGACGGCGAAGCCAGGGGCATCGTCACCCGCAACCTAGTCACCGGTGAAATCCAGTCCTACGCCGGGGACACCGTCCTGATCTGCACGGGCGGCTACGGCAACGTGTTCTTCCTGTCCACCAATGCGATGGGCTGCAACGTCACCGCCGCCTACAAGGCCTACAAGCGCGGCGCCTTCTTTGCCAACCCCTGCTTCACGCAGATCCACCCCACCTGCATTCCGGTGAAGGGGGACTACCAGTCCAAGCTCACGCTGATGTCGGAATCCCTCCGCAACAGCGGCCGCATCTGGGTGCCCAAGTCCCGTGAAACCGCGGAAAAAATCCGCAAGAAGGAAATCAAGCCTTCCGACGTTCCCGAAGAAGAACGCGACTACTACCTGGAACGCAAGTACCCCTCCTTCGGCAACCTGGCTCCGCGTGACATCTCCTCCCGCGCCGCCAAGGAAGCCTGCGACGACGGCCGCGGCGTGGCCATCACCGGCAAGGGCGTCTTCCTGGACTTTGCGGATGAAATCAAACGCATGGGCCGCGAATGGATTGACGGCCAGTACGGCAACCTCTTCGACATGTACGAGGAAATCACGGACGACGATCCCCATGAAACGCCCATGATGATCTATCCCGCCTCCCACTACACGATGGGCGGCCTGTGGGTGGACTACAACCTCATGTCCAACGTAAAGGGCCTGCACGTCCTCGGTGAAGCCAACTTCTCCGACCACGGCGCCAACCGCCTGGGCGCCTCCGCCCTGATGCAGGGCCTGTCTGACGGATACTTCGTCATTCCCGCCACCCTGCCCGCGTACCTGACGACCATCAAGCCCGGCTCCGTCACCAACGCCTCCCCGGAATTCAAGGCCGCGGAAGACGAGGTGAAGGAACGCATCAACAAGCTCCTGAACGTGAAGGGCACCAAGACCGTGGACTCCTTCCACCGGGAACTGGGCCTCATCATGTGGGAAGACTGCGGCATGGCCCGTACGCGGGAAAGCCTGATGAACGCCATTGAACGCATCCCCCAGCTCCGCAAGGAATTCTGGGAAAACGTGCGCGTGACCGGCACAGCGGAAGGCATCAATGCGGAACTGGAAAAGGCCTGCCGCGTGGCGGACTTCCTGGAATTCGCCCAGCTGCTCTGCTATGACGCCCTGAACCGCGAGGAATCCTGCGGCGCCCACTTCCGCGTGGAATACCAGCTGCCGGACGGCGAAGCCAAGCGCAACGACGAAGAATACGCCTACGTGGCCGCCTGGGAATACACCGGGGTGGACAGCCTGCCGATTCTTCACAAGGAACCGCTGACCTTCGAGAACGTGCACCTTGCCATCCGCAGCTACAAGTAA
- a CDS encoding succinate dehydrogenase cytochrome b subunit → MTSSIGRKIIVALTGLCLVLFLAGHLAGNLLIFGGPEWINTYAHGLHSMPEAALWGIRLGLAVIFIIHIWLTIQLKLENHAAREPYVFKNTIKATLSSRYMIYTGLTILVFLIYHLYQYTLRVGYDPSQYTAFISDGKVETFDVYKMIVAGFSNVWCSAFYILAILMLFSHLRHGVQSIFQTVGADSRKIRPFYNFLAIAYGAVICLGFISVPVAVLLGVIK, encoded by the coding sequence GTGACATCCTCCATCGGCCGCAAAATCATTGTGGCGCTGACGGGGTTATGTTTGGTCTTGTTCCTCGCGGGACACCTGGCAGGCAACCTTCTCATCTTCGGGGGACCTGAATGGATCAACACTTACGCCCACGGCCTGCACTCCATGCCGGAAGCCGCCCTCTGGGGCATCCGCCTGGGCCTTGCGGTGATCTTCATCATCCACATCTGGCTGACCATCCAGCTGAAGCTGGAAAACCACGCCGCCCGCGAACCCTACGTGTTCAAGAACACGATCAAGGCTACGCTCTCCTCCCGCTACATGATCTACACCGGCCTGACTATCCTGGTGTTCCTGATCTACCACCTGTACCAGTACACCCTGCGCGTGGGTTATGATCCCTCCCAGTACACCGCCTTCATTTCCGACGGCAAGGTGGAAACCTTTGACGTGTACAAGATGATCGTGGCCGGGTTCTCCAATGTATGGTGCTCCGCGTTCTACATCCTGGCCATCCTGATGCTGTTCAGCCACCTGCGCCACGGCGTGCAGTCCATCTTCCAGACGGTGGGCGCTGATTCCCGCAAAATCCGGCCCTTCTACAACTTTCTCGCCATCGCGTACGGCGCAGTGATCTGCCTGGGCTTCATTTCCGTGCCGGTCGCGGTTCTTCTGGGCGTCATCAAATAA
- a CDS encoding TatD family hydrolase gives MAFIEPHIHMVCRTTDEYRAMAQAGCLAVGEPAFWAGYDRSSADGFRDYFVQLTECEPARAAKFGLDHYTWLCINPKEAQDVAFAREVMQLIPEFIDRPNVLGIGEIGLNRNTTHEMTIFEEHLDLAIRLHQLVLIHTPHLEDKLKGTRMILSALKNRPELDPGRVLVDHCEEHTFPLVREADYWAGLTLYPTSKLNPKRAADILEIYGMDRVWANSAADWGDSDPLALTALACELYKRGFSRQEAENLLVGNPEAFMGQSPKFRKVSSR, from the coding sequence ATGGCTTTCATTGAACCTCACATACACATGGTGTGCCGCACCACGGACGAATACCGGGCCATGGCGCAGGCGGGCTGCCTGGCGGTAGGGGAACCGGCGTTCTGGGCCGGCTATGACCGTTCCTCCGCGGACGGTTTCCGGGATTACTTCGTGCAGCTTACGGAATGTGAACCGGCCCGGGCCGCCAAGTTCGGCCTGGACCATTACACCTGGCTGTGCATCAACCCCAAGGAGGCGCAGGACGTGGCCTTTGCCCGGGAGGTGATGCAGCTCATTCCGGAGTTCATTGACCGTCCCAATGTCCTCGGCATCGGGGAGATAGGGCTGAACCGGAACACCACCCACGAGATGACTATTTTTGAAGAGCATCTGGACCTGGCCATACGCCTGCACCAGCTTGTCCTGATCCACACCCCCCATCTGGAAGACAAGCTGAAGGGGACCAGGATGATTCTTTCCGCCCTGAAAAACCGTCCGGAGCTGGACCCGGGCCGCGTTCTGGTGGACCACTGTGAGGAACATACCTTCCCGCTGGTGAGGGAGGCCGACTACTGGGCCGGGCTGACCCTTTACCCCACCAGCAAGCTGAATCCCAAGCGCGCGGCGGATATTCTGGAAATATACGGAATGGACCGTGTTTGGGCCAATTCCGCCGCGGACTGGGGGGATTCCGATCCTCTGGCGCTGACGGCCCTGGCCTGTGAGCTGTACAAACGGGGATTTTCCCGGCAGGAAGCGGAAAACCTTCTTGTGGGCAATCCGGAAGCGTTCATGGGGCAGTCCCCGAAGTTCCGGAAAGTTTCCTCCCGCTAG
- a CDS encoding DUF1232 domain-containing protein, whose amino-acid sequence MNLQKQQLLLRLFRYFKGKKGEPHFFNKRNIWLLAIATAYILTPDEFLFDGIGKLGLLDDAAVILGAIFTVFFPDGD is encoded by the coding sequence ATGAACCTCCAGAAACAACAACTGCTCCTGCGCCTTTTCCGGTACTTCAAAGGCAAAAAGGGAGAGCCGCATTTTTTCAACAAGCGGAATATATGGCTGCTCGCCATTGCGACAGCCTACATCCTGACTCCGGACGAATTCCTGTTTGACGGTATCGGCAAGCTGGGCCTCCTGGATGACGCGGCGGTCATCCTGGGAGCCATCTTCACCGTATTTTTTCCGGACGGGGATTAG
- a CDS encoding PEP-CTERM sorting domain-containing protein, which yields MKKILSILMLATGMSLSATAATTLLDSSIVGYSDFASRLADFGTQKDSVAITTDGGNLVMSGTTFSQPVSGGNTRNNMTVTMVLDLSRITAPDAFTALFNAKGGSTSWGVGINTSGALQGLWNNGAYSGGPTSSPLGSEGKLTISVVTGEQGTRIYVGNSDTYHTASGLKFGGVDITQILINAGLADAIEQLYVHDSALSQEQIGQLMSEIASVPEPATATLGLLGLAALMMRRRRA from the coding sequence ATGAAGAAAATACTATCCATCTTGATGCTTGCAACCGGCATGAGCCTGAGCGCTACCGCGGCTACCACGCTTCTGGACAGTTCCATTGTCGGGTATTCCGATTTTGCCTCACGCCTGGCGGATTTCGGCACTCAGAAGGATTCCGTTGCCATCACCACTGACGGAGGCAATCTGGTGATGTCCGGCACGACCTTCAGCCAGCCCGTTTCCGGAGGCAACACGCGCAACAACATGACCGTGACCATGGTTCTGGATTTGTCCAGGATCACCGCTCCGGACGCTTTCACGGCCCTGTTCAACGCCAAGGGCGGCAGCACAAGCTGGGGCGTGGGCATCAATACCTCCGGCGCCCTCCAGGGCTTATGGAACAACGGCGCCTACAGCGGCGGTCCCACTTCTTCTCCCCTGGGTTCCGAAGGAAAGCTCACTATTTCCGTAGTTACCGGAGAGCAGGGCACGCGCATTTACGTGGGGAACAGCGACACCTACCACACTGCCAGCGGCCTGAAATTCGGCGGAGTGGACATCACCCAGATTCTGATTAACGCCGGGCTGGCCGATGCCATTGAACAGCTTTATGTTCATGACTCCGCCCTTTCCCAGGAACAGATCGGCCAGTTGATGAGTGAAATCGCCAGCGTGCCGGAACCCGCCACGGCCACGCTGGGCCTGCTGGGGCTGGCTGCGCTGATGATGCGCCGCCGCAGGGCATAA
- a CDS encoding PEP-CTERM sorting domain-containing protein produces the protein MKKTLIILTALGTFAVSSEAATVFNYYTPGTDNYNSAIHGFYLGLDSSALAPVAGSGSPASLSGDVRLDSFTLRGPSSTTGINVTYGFLVLNASDNSVIGLSTNMGTSGNGVNLTFNFSAVDGSSLILDAGTTYRYLTVSQAVMDIINGDTSKTYLYAAGGTGAPTSSTDGDTVTISNGLTAPGIRGHHDSAGAPADSIVITGANGTNTFNQLSPIFTEIRGEVVPEPATATLGLLGLAALLMRRRRA, from the coding sequence ATGAAGAAAACACTGATAATTTTAACCGCGCTCGGAACCTTCGCCGTTTCTTCTGAAGCCGCGACTGTTTTTAATTATTACACTCCCGGCACAGACAATTACAACAGCGCTATTCATGGGTTCTATCTGGGGCTGGATTCTTCCGCCCTGGCTCCCGTGGCCGGTTCCGGCTCTCCCGCCTCCCTGTCCGGAGATGTCAGGCTGGACAGTTTTACTCTGCGCGGCCCCTCCAGCACTACGGGCATTAACGTCACTTACGGTTTTCTGGTGCTGAATGCTTCCGACAATTCGGTCATCGGCCTGAGCACCAATATGGGGACCTCCGGCAACGGAGTCAATCTGACGTTCAATTTCTCCGCCGTGGATGGTTCCTCCCTGATTCTTGACGCCGGCACGACGTACCGCTACCTGACCGTAAGCCAGGCCGTGATGGACATCATCAACGGAGATACGTCAAAAACGTATTTGTATGCTGCGGGTGGGACAGGCGCCCCCACTTCCTCCACGGATGGGGATACTGTAACCATCAGCAACGGACTGACGGCTCCCGGCATCCGCGGCCATCATGACAGCGCGGGGGCTCCCGCTGATTCCATTGTCATCACAGGTGCTAACGGAACCAATACCTTCAACCAGTTATCCCCCATTTTTACGGAAATCCGCGGTGAGGTGGTTCCGGAACCCGCTACGGCCACGCTGGGCCTGCTGGGTCTGGCTGCGTTGCTGATGCGCCGCCGCAGGGCCTGA
- a CDS encoding SUMF1/EgtB/PvdO family nonheme iron enzyme produces MRGIFLVSCFLGGSALLTGCRDGNSPRPATEDAARITSARQWGESRSALQKRELDRAAGPALPIPEDLPSRELVGTTRQIHQLIEASGTPVRFESYTEAVPAAGASLRMIAIPGGTFLMGSPAEEPGRKPDEGPRHEVAVSPFWISEMEIPWELYTAFMENGRPRARDGQLLEEQPDDELWDSVTQPTAPYTAMNLGMGHGYEHGMPAISMSHHAASKFCEWLSAQTGHYYRLPTEAEWEYACRAGNPGAYSYGNGEGPLDQYAWYWDNSNDRYQKTGTKKPNAWGLRDMHGNVSEWVLDSYMPDTYARRNGQPVKDPLVITPKAPHAVRGGSWEDDPEGLRSAARRASSPAWNRQDPQNPKSIWYLTDGGMIGFRVVRPLNIPDVITMHRLWNFSKGEP; encoded by the coding sequence ATGCGCGGCATTTTCCTTGTTTCCTGCTTTCTGGGGGGAAGCGCCCTGCTGACCGGGTGCCGGGACGGCAATTCCCCCCGGCCGGCCACGGAAGATGCCGCGCGCATTACCAGCGCGCGGCAGTGGGGAGAAAGCCGCTCCGCCCTCCAAAAACGTGAACTGGACCGTGCCGCAGGCCCCGCCCTCCCCATTCCGGAGGACCTCCCTTCCCGGGAGCTGGTGGGGACCACGCGCCAGATCCACCAGCTCATTGAAGCCTCCGGAACTCCGGTCCGCTTTGAATCCTACACGGAAGCCGTGCCCGCGGCGGGGGCCTCCCTGCGCATGATCGCTATTCCGGGGGGAACTTTCCTGATGGGAAGCCCTGCGGAGGAACCGGGCCGCAAGCCGGATGAAGGCCCCCGGCATGAGGTGGCCGTCTCCCCCTTCTGGATATCGGAGATGGAAATTCCGTGGGAGTTGTATACGGCTTTTATGGAAAACGGACGCCCCCGCGCCAGGGACGGCCAGCTTCTGGAAGAACAGCCGGACGATGAACTGTGGGATTCCGTTACGCAGCCCACGGCCCCGTACACCGCCATGAACTTGGGCATGGGCCACGGTTATGAACACGGCATGCCCGCCATCTCCATGTCCCACCATGCCGCCAGCAAATTCTGCGAATGGCTGAGCGCCCAGACCGGGCACTACTACCGCCTGCCCACGGAGGCGGAATGGGAATACGCCTGCCGTGCGGGGAACCCCGGCGCCTATTCCTACGGAAACGGAGAGGGCCCCCTGGACCAGTACGCCTGGTACTGGGACAATTCCAACGACCGCTACCAGAAAACAGGAACCAAAAAGCCAAACGCGTGGGGACTCCGGGATATGCACGGAAACGTGTCGGAATGGGTTCTGGATTCCTACATGCCGGATACTTACGCCAGGCGGAACGGCCAACCCGTGAAAGACCCCCTGGTCATCACGCCCAAGGCTCCCCACGCCGTTCGCGGGGGTTCGTGGGAAGATGACCCGGAGGGACTGCGGAGCGCCGCGCGCCGCGCCAGCTCCCCGGCCTGGAACCGGCAGGACCCCCAGAACCCCAAAAGCATCTGGTACCTGACGGACGGCGGCATGATCGGCTTCCGCGTGGTGCGCCCCCTGAACATTCCGGACGTCATCACCATGCACCGCCTCTGGAACTTCTCCAAGGGGGAGCCGTAA
- the fabG gene encoding 3-oxoacyl-[acyl-carrier-protein] reductase, with product MQKLAGKTAIVTGAGRGIGNAIARRFASEGAKVILISRSPSSCGGAAEEINKEFPDSCKAYPCDVADYAAVQETVSAILKDFPQIDILVNNAGITRDSLMLRMKEEDWDAVMDTNLKSAFNTVKALQRVLMKSPAGRIINMSSVIGLVGNIGQANYAASKAGLIGFSKSLALEFAPRKVTCNAIAPGFISTEMSNAIPDNLKEEIVKKIPLKEQGSVEDIAALTAFLASDDARYITGQVIACDGGMTM from the coding sequence ATGCAAAAGTTAGCAGGTAAAACAGCCATCGTTACCGGGGCAGGCCGCGGCATCGGCAATGCCATCGCCCGCCGCTTCGCTTCGGAAGGAGCCAAAGTCATCCTAATCAGCCGCAGCCCGTCCAGCTGCGGAGGAGCCGCAGAAGAAATCAACAAGGAATTCCCGGACTCCTGCAAGGCCTATCCCTGCGACGTGGCGGATTACGCCGCCGTTCAGGAGACCGTCTCCGCCATCCTGAAGGATTTTCCGCAGATCGACATCCTGGTGAACAACGCCGGCATCACCCGTGATTCCCTCATGCTCCGCATGAAGGAGGAAGACTGGGACGCCGTCATGGATACCAACCTGAAAAGCGCGTTCAATACGGTGAAGGCCCTGCAGCGCGTGCTGATGAAATCCCCCGCCGGACGCATCATCAACATGAGTTCCGTCATCGGCCTCGTGGGCAACATCGGGCAGGCCAACTACGCCGCCTCCAAGGCCGGGCTGATTGGCTTCAGCAAATCCCTGGCCCTGGAATTCGCGCCGCGCAAGGTGACGTGCAACGCCATCGCCCCCGGCTTCATTTCCACGGAAATGTCCAACGCCATTCCGGACAACCTCAAGGAAGAAATCGTCAAGAAAATCCCCTTGAAGGAACAGGGCTCCGTGGAAGACATCGCCGCCCTGACGGCCTTCCTCGCCTCTGACGATGCCCGCTACATCACCGGGCAGGTCATCGCCTGTGACGGGGGCATGACGATGTAA
- a CDS encoding ABC-F family ATP-binding cassette domain-containing protein encodes MLTIKKLTKSHAGRTLFRETEMTINWGERVALVGPNGAGKSTLFRMILGEDTPDEGTINMDEYAMVGYLPQEASEPKDETVLEIAMGITPEMERAIHVIRTAENANKTDTPEYAEAIDTFNAANGYQLEPKAKKILKGLAFRESDFHRPAREMSGGWIMRAYLAKLLVLEPDLLMLDEPTNHLDLLSLLWFQRYLKNYPGAILMISHDRDFMDELVENVYDIDNEELVEYRGNYSDFLKQRDLRFEQLQAAYRNQQKEIAHIQEFIDRFRSINSKAGQVQSRIKQLEKMKVIQKPVARRKVFKFNFPQPPRSTQKVMELEKISQSYGDHRVYENLDLLVERGERTVLVGPNGAGKSTLLKILAGIIPIDSGKRTPGTTTRIGYFSQARTENLNPENTVLEEIMKCNAEIREEEARSILGSFLFRRLDVEKRVSVLSGGEKSRLSLVKFLVDPPNLLLMDEPTTHLDLLSVEALVQALKHYEGTLVFISHDVHFIRSLAEKTLHVNRGTITAYAGGYDYYLEKSGILDDEKGGITAE; translated from the coding sequence ATGCTGACGATCAAAAAGCTCACGAAATCACACGCAGGACGCACCCTGTTCAGGGAAACGGAAATGACCATTAACTGGGGGGAACGTGTCGCCCTGGTAGGCCCCAACGGCGCAGGCAAATCCACCCTGTTCCGCATGATTCTGGGAGAGGACACGCCGGACGAAGGCACCATCAACATGGATGAATATGCCATGGTGGGCTATCTTCCGCAGGAAGCCAGCGAACCGAAGGATGAAACCGTGCTGGAAATAGCCATGGGTATCACGCCGGAGATGGAACGGGCCATCCACGTCATCCGTACGGCTGAAAACGCCAACAAGACGGACACGCCGGAGTACGCGGAAGCCATTGACACGTTCAATGCAGCCAACGGCTACCAGCTGGAGCCCAAGGCCAAGAAAATCCTCAAGGGGCTGGCCTTCCGTGAAAGCGACTTCCACCGCCCGGCACGGGAAATGTCCGGCGGCTGGATCATGCGCGCGTACCTGGCCAAACTTCTGGTCCTGGAACCGGACCTCCTGATGCTGGACGAACCGACCAACCACCTGGACCTCCTTTCCTTGCTGTGGTTCCAGCGCTACCTGAAAAACTACCCCGGCGCCATCCTGATGATTTCCCACGACCGGGATTTCATGGATGAACTGGTGGAGAACGTGTACGACATCGACAACGAGGAACTGGTGGAATACCGCGGCAACTACTCGGACTTCCTGAAACAGCGGGACCTGCGCTTTGAACAGCTTCAGGCCGCCTACCGCAACCAGCAGAAGGAAATCGCGCACATTCAGGAATTCATCGACCGCTTCCGTTCCATCAACTCCAAGGCCGGCCAGGTGCAGAGCCGCATCAAGCAGCTGGAAAAGATGAAGGTCATCCAGAAACCCGTGGCGCGCAGGAAGGTATTCAAATTCAACTTTCCCCAGCCGCCGCGCAGCACTCAGAAGGTCATGGAGCTGGAAAAAATCAGCCAGTCCTACGGCGACCACAGGGTTTATGAAAACCTGGACCTTCTGGTGGAACGCGGAGAACGCACCGTGCTGGTGGGCCCCAACGGCGCGGGCAAATCCACCCTGCTGAAAATCCTGGCTGGCATTATCCCCATTGACTCCGGCAAACGCACTCCCGGCACCACCACGCGCATCGGTTACTTCTCCCAGGCCCGTACGGAAAACCTGAACCCGGAAAACACCGTGCTGGAGGAGATCATGAAGTGCAACGCTGAAATCCGCGAGGAAGAGGCCCGTTCCATCCTGGGCTCCTTCCTGTTCCGGAGGCTGGACGTGGAAAAACGCGTGAGCGTGCTCTCCGGCGGTGAAAAATCACGCCTCAGCCTGGTCAAGTTCCTGGTGGACCCGCCCAACCTCCTGCTGATGGATGAACCGACCACGCACCTGGACCTCCTGTCCGTGGAAGCCCTGGTCCAGGCCCTGAAGCATTATGAAGGGACCCTGGTGTTCATCTCCCACGACGTGCACTTCATCCGCTCCCTGGCGGAGAAAACCCTGCACGTGAACCGCGGAACCATCACCGCCTACGCGGGCGGCTATGATTATTACCTGGAAAAATCAGGCATTCTGGACGACGAGAAGGGCGGCATCACGGCGGAATAA
- the raiA gene encoding ribosome-associated translation inhibitor RaiA yields the protein MQKVNVNTPITITGRHVEVTDAIREFVTKKIEGIRLDFPRIMEVKVLLDVQRDRKISQVILFCSDHITIDASTEGTDMYACIDETITKIMRRMRKHKTRLMKNYRPHHQETIRKLDETVYDDSVLDYPGESKEDPEPLLIHRESYNLKKLYKEEAIMELELSDKPFVLYRNARRDVLQIVYRRPDGDYSIIELGTTL from the coding sequence ATGCAAAAGGTAAACGTAAACACACCCATTACGATCACGGGCCGTCACGTGGAAGTCACAGACGCGATCCGGGAATTCGTGACGAAAAAGATTGAGGGGATCCGCCTGGACTTCCCGCGCATTATGGAGGTTAAAGTATTGCTTGATGTGCAACGCGACCGCAAGATTTCCCAGGTGATCCTGTTCTGCTCGGACCACATCACCATTGACGCTTCCACGGAAGGGACGGACATGTACGCCTGCATTGATGAGACGATCACCAAAATCATGCGCCGCATGCGCAAGCACAAAACGCGCCTGATGAAAAATTACCGCCCCCATCACCAGGAAACCATCCGCAAGCTGGATGAAACGGTGTATGACGATTCCGTACTGGATTATCCCGGAGAGTCCAAGGAAGACCCGGAACCCCTGCTCATTCACAGGGAAAGCTACAATCTCAAGAAGCTTTACAAGGAGGAAGCCATCATGGAACTGGAACTTTCCGACAAGCCCTTCGTGCTCTATAGGAATGCGCGCCGTGACGTGCTCCAGATCGTATACCGCCGTCCGGACGGTGACTACTCCATTATTGAACTCGGCACCACATTATAA